From Marivirga harenae, one genomic window encodes:
- a CDS encoding SPOR domain-containing protein yields the protein MAKKDKKDEEYKDENIHKEPEQDDEDFGLPDLDEDEEKSAPSDDFDSEDIATTQDESEIETSFDTSETTEDSLSQYAEEEYDPNPFGDEEEEVEEEEPVSTYTPPKKQSAAPIIIALSIIIIATVAVIYWFFLREPAPEPVVEKEPVEETTPVVVEKPVEPEPEVIEPEEPAEGQVNTLNSRTGRSYVVVGSFFDEDLAKDYAEKLTKDGTNAFIIPPFGKSKFNRVAIEETESFAAASTRATELTGQFKEQPWPLKY from the coding sequence ATGGCCAAAAAGGACAAAAAAGACGAGGAGTATAAAGACGAAAACATACATAAGGAGCCCGAGCAAGATGATGAGGATTTCGGTTTGCCTGATCTAGACGAGGACGAAGAAAAGTCTGCACCTTCTGATGATTTTGATTCAGAAGATATTGCTACTACTCAGGATGAGTCTGAAATTGAGACTTCATTTGATACTTCTGAAACTACGGAGGATTCTCTTTCGCAGTATGCTGAAGAGGAATACGACCCAAATCCTTTTGGGGATGAAGAGGAGGAGGTAGAAGAGGAAGAGCCTGTTTCAACCTACACTCCACCTAAAAAACAATCGGCTGCACCAATAATTATTGCATTATCAATAATAATAATAGCTACTGTTGCAGTGATTTATTGGTTTTTCTTGAGAGAACCTGCGCCAGAGCCAGTGGTTGAAAAAGAGCCTGTCGAAGAAACCACACCTGTTGTAGTAGAAAAGCCCGTTGAGCCTGAACCTGAAGTAATTGAGCCTGAAGAGCCTGCAGAAGGACAAGTCAACACACTAAACTCGAGAACAGGGCGTTCTTATGTTGTTGTTGGTAGCTTTTTTGATGAGGATTTGGCGAAAGACTACGCAGAAAAGCTTACCAAAGATGGAACTAATGCTTTTATTATTCCACCTTTCGGTAAAAGTAAATTCAATAGAGTAGCTATTGAAGAAACAGAGAGTTTTGCTGCTGCGAGTACTCGAGCTACAGAATTAACAGGTCAATTTAAAGAGCAACCTTGGCCTTTGAAATATTGA
- a CDS encoding tetratricopeptide repeat protein, with protein sequence MNKYIVVIGFVFLLPLQSFSQYAFVNSGANDIYQEAIEAFEQKQYTTAQNKFEEYRKLQDHERIKAENATYYSALISIYLYQSNGENRIKSFVKSNPAHPKALEAYYELGNFYFREKNYAKAIQYYEKTEGDKLKGEDKTHYQFKIAYAYFSRKAFQEALPYFNSLKRRDNQYQSAANYYAGYIYFDKKQFDEALIDLERAAENDDYKISTANMMANIYYQRGQYQKLIDYAEDLIPRLNRLEALNIKLLIADAYFEQNNYKQANDYFEEYRSENRSKMDRELLYRMGYVAYQLQKYEEAIKLFEEVGIAKDSLSQFNAYYLGELYLKKENYRFASNAYEQAKLLDFNQDIAMESHFQLAKLQLKQGNTTNAVEELSSYIKNYPKSPYSTQANELLSEAFLNSNAYDKAIEFLESIENKSLKLKEAYQKVTFYQGAEYFNQANYYRAMELFQKSVDYPQNISLLGETYFWMGESYSTGKKYKEAIASYEKSFKSSKRSDNWFANLNYGLAYAFYNDKQFEKSLQYFKEYLNNGKSATYYADAIVRLADCYYVTKNYQLAINYYQKAIDERNPNIDYAYFQKGVVNSITGNNSLANQSFDKVISDFRNSNYYDNALFQKAQLAFESGQYEKSIDGFSYLLKNLQQSPLRPFAYSKRALAYFNLQRYEKAEEDYTLILQNYLTHSTANGALAGLQELYSIMNKEGDLDQYLSAYKNANPNDGEVTKIEFDAAQSLYFNQKYDRAVSSFKAYIQNYPDHSLTAEARYYLADSYYRNNQFEEALGLFYEVVEADNTAFNKRSIQKIAEIELVNKDYSKARLYFTKLFDQSENKKDKYNAYTGLMEIAKANSDYSKMILYADLIMEEAAVNANAINEAYLNKGMANYYQGKYAEAKSSFQSAVNAAKDEFAAESKYMIALMDYNSKNYQESINALFQLNKDFGNYAIWIGKSFLLIADNYYAMDEIFQAKATLNSIIENADSKVLKDEAKLKLELIESETGTTEEGQDSSMNTIEMEEVIENDSTKN encoded by the coding sequence ATGAATAAATATATTGTAGTAATAGGCTTTGTTTTTTTACTGCCCCTTCAATCTTTTAGCCAATATGCCTTCGTCAATTCAGGAGCTAATGATATCTATCAAGAGGCAATCGAGGCTTTTGAGCAAAAGCAATATACTACAGCTCAAAATAAATTCGAAGAGTATAGAAAACTTCAAGATCACGAACGAATAAAAGCAGAAAATGCAACTTATTATAGTGCTTTAATTTCTATTTACCTCTATCAGTCGAACGGAGAGAACAGAATTAAATCGTTTGTTAAATCAAACCCTGCCCATCCTAAAGCACTGGAAGCATATTACGAACTTGGTAATTTCTATTTTCGGGAAAAGAACTATGCTAAAGCCATTCAATATTACGAAAAAACTGAGGGTGATAAATTAAAAGGAGAGGACAAGACTCATTATCAATTTAAAATTGCCTATGCATATTTTAGTAGAAAGGCTTTTCAAGAAGCTTTACCATACTTCAATTCATTAAAAAGGCGGGACAATCAATACCAATCAGCTGCAAATTACTATGCGGGGTATATTTATTTTGATAAAAAGCAATTCGATGAAGCTTTAATTGATTTAGAACGGGCAGCGGAGAATGATGATTACAAAATTTCTACTGCCAATATGATGGCTAATATTTATTATCAAAGAGGCCAATATCAAAAATTAATTGATTATGCAGAAGACTTGATTCCTCGCCTGAATAGGTTAGAAGCCTTAAATATTAAGTTGTTGATAGCAGATGCTTATTTTGAGCAAAATAATTATAAACAGGCAAATGATTATTTTGAAGAATATAGAAGTGAAAATAGAAGCAAAATGGATAGGGAATTGCTCTATCGAATGGGTTATGTGGCTTATCAATTGCAAAAATATGAAGAAGCCATCAAACTATTTGAGGAAGTTGGAATTGCAAAAGATTCTTTATCACAGTTTAACGCCTACTATCTAGGGGAGTTATATTTGAAAAAAGAGAATTATAGATTTGCTTCGAACGCTTATGAGCAAGCGAAACTTCTGGATTTCAACCAAGATATTGCAATGGAGAGTCATTTTCAATTGGCTAAATTGCAATTAAAGCAAGGGAACACTACCAATGCAGTAGAAGAGCTTTCTTCTTACATTAAAAATTATCCGAAAAGCCCATATTCTACCCAAGCGAATGAATTATTAAGTGAAGCCTTTCTGAATTCCAATGCCTATGACAAAGCCATTGAATTCTTAGAATCAATTGAGAATAAATCCTTGAAGCTAAAGGAAGCTTATCAAAAAGTTACCTTTTATCAAGGTGCTGAATACTTTAATCAGGCAAATTATTATCGCGCCATGGAATTATTTCAAAAATCCGTTGATTATCCGCAGAATATCAGTCTATTAGGGGAGACTTATTTTTGGATGGGAGAATCCTACTCTACTGGAAAGAAATATAAGGAAGCCATCGCATCATACGAAAAATCATTTAAATCAAGTAAAAGGAGTGACAATTGGTTTGCTAATCTAAATTATGGATTAGCTTATGCTTTTTACAATGATAAGCAATTTGAAAAATCTCTACAGTATTTTAAAGAATATTTAAATAATGGTAAATCAGCCACTTATTATGCAGATGCTATTGTTCGCTTGGCAGACTGTTATTATGTAACCAAGAATTATCAATTAGCGATTAACTATTATCAAAAGGCGATAGATGAAAGAAACCCTAATATTGACTACGCATATTTTCAAAAAGGGGTCGTTAACAGCATAACGGGCAATAATAGTTTAGCAAACCAGAGTTTTGATAAGGTTATATCGGATTTCAGAAATTCTAATTATTATGACAATGCCTTATTTCAAAAAGCTCAATTAGCATTTGAATCAGGGCAATATGAAAAGTCAATTGATGGGTTTTCTTACTTATTGAAGAATCTGCAACAAAGTCCGCTGCGTCCTTTTGCTTATTCAAAAAGAGCTTTAGCATATTTCAATTTACAGCGATATGAGAAAGCAGAAGAAGATTATACTTTGATTTTGCAAAATTACTTAACTCATTCGACCGCAAATGGTGCGTTAGCTGGTCTACAGGAACTGTATTCAATAATGAATAAAGAAGGGGATTTGGATCAATACTTATCAGCTTATAAAAATGCAAATCCTAATGATGGTGAGGTGACAAAAATTGAATTTGATGCCGCCCAATCACTTTATTTCAATCAAAAGTACGATAGAGCAGTATCTTCATTTAAAGCCTATATTCAGAACTATCCTGATCACTCTCTGACAGCGGAAGCACGGTACTATTTGGCGGACTCCTACTATAGGAATAATCAATTTGAAGAAGCATTGGGATTATTTTATGAAGTGGTTGAGGCTGACAATACCGCATTTAATAAACGCTCAATTCAAAAAATAGCAGAAATAGAATTGGTAAATAAGGATTACAGTAAGGCAAGATTGTACTTTACAAAACTTTTTGATCAATCTGAGAATAAAAAAGACAAGTACAACGCATATACCGGTCTGATGGAAATTGCTAAAGCAAATTCTGATTATAGTAAAATGATTTTGTATGCCGATTTAATTATGGAGGAAGCAGCAGTAAATGCTAATGCAATCAACGAAGCATATCTGAATAAGGGTATGGCTAATTATTACCAAGGAAAATATGCTGAAGCAAAGTCTAGTTTTCAAAGTGCGGTAAATGCAGCTAAGGACGAATTTGCAGCAGAGTCAAAATATATGATTGCCTTAATGGATTATAATTCTAAGAACTATCAGGAATCCATTAACGCATTATTCCAATTGAATAAAGACTTTGGGAATTATGCGATCTGGATTGGTAAATCATTCTTGTTGATAGCGGACAATTACTACGCAATGGATGAGATTTTTCAGGCTAAAGCTACCTTAAATTCAATAATTGAGAATGCAGATTCCAAAGTATTAAAAGACGAGGCGAAATTGAAGCTTGAATTAATAGAGAGTGAGACTGGAACAACTGAGGAGGGCCAGGATAGCAGCATGAATACTATTGAAATGGAAGAAGTAATTGAAAATGATTCTACTAAAAACTGA
- a CDS encoding bifunctional folylpolyglutamate synthase/dihydrofolate synthase yields the protein MTYQEAEAFLFEQLPMFQRVGGSAYKKDLHNTLALLESIGNPQKKGKFIHVAGTNGKGSTASFISSVLQEAGYKTALYTSPHLKSFTERMRINGIPISEAEVIRYVEKFKPVIAELRPSFFELTTAMAFDYFAREEVDIAVIEVGMGGRLDCTNVIEPLLSIITQIGLDHQQFLGDTLEEITKEKAGIIKNSVPVITSVKENELRLIIKELADSKNAPFMDSQEFFSVSVLEESLPDWKFSAENLKSNEKIEFESGLSATYQIQNLKSVFTAIEFLNKSGFGISSSDIQKGLKNVIQNSGIKGRWQRISNTGSSTPMIADTGHNITAFEFITKMLQQEVYEQLHFVYATVNDKKLDEILELLPKNAIYYFTQANIPRALDSKELKKIAQDFGLMGHSYATVDQAIKIAQKNASDKDLIFVGGSTFAVAEIANL from the coding sequence ATGACATACCAAGAAGCGGAAGCTTTTTTATTTGAACAACTGCCCATGTTTCAGCGTGTGGGAGGATCTGCTTACAAAAAGGATTTACATAATACTTTGGCTTTATTAGAGTCAATAGGAAATCCTCAGAAAAAAGGGAAGTTCATTCATGTTGCGGGTACAAATGGAAAGGGTAGTACTGCTTCATTCATTTCGTCCGTATTGCAGGAAGCAGGGTACAAAACTGCTCTTTATACTTCACCTCATCTCAAAAGTTTTACGGAAAGAATGAGGATCAATGGGATTCCAATTTCTGAAGCGGAAGTAATTAGGTATGTTGAAAAATTTAAGCCCGTTATAGCTGAATTAAGACCATCATTTTTTGAACTTACAACAGCTATGGCCTTCGATTATTTTGCAAGGGAAGAAGTAGATATTGCGGTGATAGAAGTTGGCATGGGCGGAAGACTAGATTGTACAAATGTGATAGAACCTTTACTATCAATTATCACACAAATAGGTTTAGACCACCAGCAATTTTTAGGAGATACCTTAGAAGAAATTACAAAAGAAAAAGCAGGGATTATAAAAAATAGTGTTCCCGTCATAACTTCTGTAAAGGAAAATGAACTGAGGTTGATTATTAAAGAGTTGGCCGATTCCAAGAATGCTCCTTTTATGGACAGCCAGGAATTTTTTAGTGTTTCAGTCCTTGAGGAGTCTTTGCCAGATTGGAAATTTAGTGCTGAGAATCTTAAAAGCAACGAAAAAATTGAGTTCGAATCTGGACTTTCTGCTACATATCAAATACAAAATTTGAAAAGCGTATTTACAGCTATTGAATTTCTAAATAAAAGCGGCTTTGGTATTTCTTCAAGTGATATTCAAAAGGGTTTGAAAAATGTAATTCAAAATTCGGGAATAAAAGGAAGGTGGCAAAGGATATCAAATACTGGTTCTAGCACTCCAATGATTGCTGATACAGGTCACAACATAACAGCATTTGAATTCATTACCAAGATGCTTCAGCAGGAAGTGTATGAGCAATTGCACTTTGTTTACGCCACTGTAAATGATAAAAAGCTAGATGAAATATTAGAATTACTTCCAAAAAATGCTATTTACTATTTCACCCAAGCTAATATCCCTCGCGCTCTGGATTCGAAGGAATTGAAAAAAATAGCTCAAGATTTTGGTTTGATGGGACATTCTTACGCTACTGTAGACCAAGCAATTAAAATAGCACAAAAAAATGCTTCAGATAAGGACTTAATTTTTGTCGGAGGTTCTACCTTTGCGGTAGCCGAAATTGCAAATCTGTAA
- a CDS encoding phosphatase PAP2 family protein, producing the protein MESLKDKLQSPAFLMYVLYFLTALALVLFLDKGTFLLWLNKRHNPFGNAFFTYITYLGEAHIFIITGIILLMYRIYFAILLTLTGLVHFAIVQFLKIVVFNVNRPALHFEESLSSFNLVEGVELSNFYSMPSGHSASAFALATILILLTKNKLLQVIYMLLAILVAISRVYLFQHFMVDTIVGATIGLLVSGFIWWFFSFKNQKLLYNVSAMHKGLIFNR; encoded by the coding sequence ATGGAAAGCTTAAAAGATAAATTACAAAGCCCTGCATTTTTGATGTACGTGCTTTATTTCTTAACAGCCTTGGCCTTAGTGCTATTTCTAGATAAGGGTACCTTCTTATTGTGGCTAAATAAAAGACATAATCCTTTTGGAAATGCCTTTTTTACTTATATCACTTATCTGGGTGAAGCACATATATTTATTATCACAGGCATTATTTTATTAATGTATAGAATTTACTTTGCTATTTTATTGACTTTAACTGGTCTAGTACATTTTGCAATTGTTCAATTTCTAAAAATTGTAGTATTCAATGTTAATCGGCCTGCGTTGCATTTTGAGGAATCTTTGTCCTCATTTAATTTGGTAGAAGGCGTAGAACTGAGCAACTTTTACAGTATGCCAAGTGGGCATTCTGCTTCGGCATTTGCCTTGGCAACGATTTTAATATTACTTACAAAAAATAAGCTTCTGCAGGTGATTTATATGTTACTAGCCATTTTAGTTGCTATTTCTCGGGTTTATTTGTTTCAACATTTTATGGTCGATACAATTGTGGGTGCTACCATTGGCTTATTGGTTTCTGGTTTTATATGGTGGTTTTTCTCCTTCAAAAATCAAAAGTTACTGTATAATGTAAGTGCCATGCATAAAGGATTAATTTTTAATAGATGA
- a CDS encoding YkgJ family cysteine cluster protein, protein MSIELYQNWKENSKDYLAHNKSFFHQLRKKKKLDDNFHALDAEVFEKMDCLDCANCCKTTSPIFQQSDIERVSKAVKMKVPEFIDTYLHIDEDGDYVLNSAPCPFLGYDNKCIVYRSRPTACREYPHTNRKRMHQILKKTFTNAEICPAVYNILERMKDLEA, encoded by the coding sequence ATGAGCATCGAACTATATCAAAATTGGAAGGAAAACAGCAAAGATTATCTTGCTCATAACAAGTCTTTTTTTCATCAATTGCGCAAAAAGAAAAAGCTAGATGATAATTTTCATGCTTTAGATGCAGAGGTCTTCGAGAAAATGGATTGTTTGGATTGTGCCAATTGCTGTAAAACCACAAGCCCTATTTTTCAGCAATCAGATATAGAAAGGGTTTCCAAAGCAGTAAAGATGAAGGTGCCGGAATTCATTGATACATATCTGCATATTGATGAAGATGGCGATTATGTATTGAATTCAGCGCCTTGTCCTTTTTTAGGCTACGATAACAAATGTATAGTTTATAGAAGCAGGCCAACTGCCTGCAGGGAATATCCTCATACCAACAGAAAAAGAATGCATCAGATATTGAAAAAGACATTCACGAATGCAGAGATTTGTCCAGCAGTCTATAATATTTTGGAAAGGATGAAAGACTTAGAAGCGTGA
- the holA gene encoding DNA polymerase III subunit delta has translation MAKSAEQILADLKSGNYAPIYFLHGEEPYFIDLISDYIEKHALDESEKGFNQQILYGKDVKLNQVVSAARSFPMMGQRQVIIVKEAQNLGEFTESDFDFSLLENYLQSPQASSVLVFSYKHKKLDKRKKIFKSLEKHTVLLESNKIYENKVPDWISQYVKSKGHSINRQALMLLTEYIGNNLERLSNEIDKVLVNFDKPSEITDALIQEYVGINKDYNIFELQSAIIKGNGLKANRIINYFASDPKNHPAVVNIGFLHSFFTKVLLIHHSQDKSERGVAAAAGVNPFFAKDYITAVNRFNLNKTIQNLAHIFQADLMYKGVTANINEAQLMKELIYKLMH, from the coding sequence ATGGCAAAATCGGCAGAACAAATACTAGCAGACCTTAAAAGCGGAAATTATGCACCTATCTATTTCCTTCACGGAGAAGAACCCTACTTTATAGACCTCATTAGCGATTATATAGAAAAGCATGCCTTAGATGAAAGCGAGAAAGGTTTTAATCAACAAATTCTTTATGGTAAGGATGTAAAGTTAAACCAAGTGGTCTCTGCCGCCAGGTCTTTTCCCATGATGGGGCAACGTCAGGTAATCATCGTTAAAGAGGCTCAAAATTTAGGTGAGTTCACAGAAAGCGATTTTGATTTCTCTCTTTTAGAGAATTATCTCCAAAGCCCCCAGGCTTCTAGTGTTTTGGTTTTTTCTTATAAGCACAAAAAACTTGATAAGCGAAAAAAGATCTTTAAAAGCCTAGAAAAACATACAGTTCTACTAGAGTCAAATAAGATTTATGAAAATAAAGTTCCAGATTGGATCTCACAATATGTAAAGTCTAAGGGACACAGCATAAATCGTCAAGCTTTAATGTTATTGACGGAATACATCGGAAATAATTTGGAGCGCCTTTCTAATGAAATTGATAAAGTATTAGTTAATTTTGATAAACCATCCGAAATCACCGATGCTTTGATTCAAGAATACGTAGGAATCAATAAGGATTATAATATATTTGAATTACAATCAGCGATTATTAAGGGAAATGGGCTCAAAGCGAATCGAATAATTAATTATTTTGCCTCCGATCCTAAAAATCATCCAGCAGTTGTGAATATTGGTTTTCTGCATTCCTTTTTTACAAAGGTACTGTTGATTCATCATTCACAGGATAAAAGTGAAAGAGGAGTAGCAGCCGCAGCAGGAGTTAATCCATTTTTTGCGAAGGATTACATTACAGCAGTTAACAGGTTTAATCTGAATAAGACCATTCAAAATTTAGCGCATATTTTTCAGGCAGACTTAATGTACAAAGGAGTAACAGCTAATATTAATGAAGCGCAACTTATGAAAGAATTAATATATAAATTGATGCACTGA
- the trmB gene encoding tRNA (guanosine(46)-N7)-methyltransferase TrmB, with protein sequence MSRQKLKRFEDLQNRHNVIEYDDDRFPNIRSNWGTYIFRNSNPINLELACGRGEYSVGLAKEFPDENFVGIDIKGERLWQGSTKALEEGLENVAFARHFILDLEQMFAEGEVKDIWIIHPDPRPRDRDEKRRLTFHRFLEIYKRIQGGKGRIYFKTDNTDLFNWTLNEVLPAREDIKDLHYTDDLHNSVYLGEHYGISTRYERKFSKVGETIKYLRFEWKA encoded by the coding sequence ATGAGTAGACAAAAGTTAAAAAGGTTTGAAGATTTACAAAATCGTCATAATGTGATTGAATATGATGATGACCGATTTCCAAACATTAGGTCAAACTGGGGAACATACATATTTAGGAATTCCAATCCTATAAATTTGGAGTTGGCATGTGGCAGAGGGGAATATTCTGTAGGCTTGGCAAAAGAATTTCCGGATGAAAATTTTGTAGGTATTGATATTAAAGGAGAACGCTTATGGCAGGGAAGCACAAAAGCGTTAGAAGAGGGCTTAGAAAATGTCGCCTTTGCTCGTCATTTTATTTTAGACCTTGAGCAAATGTTTGCAGAGGGGGAAGTGAAAGATATTTGGATTATTCACCCTGACCCTAGACCAAGAGATAGAGATGAAAAGAGAAGATTGACTTTTCATCGTTTCTTGGAAATATATAAGAGAATTCAAGGAGGAAAAGGGAGGATATATTTCAAAACCGATAATACAGACTTATTTAACTGGACACTCAATGAAGTTTTGCCAGCTAGGGAAGACATAAAAGATTTGCATTATACAGATGATTTGCATAATTCTGTATATTTAGGAGAGCATTATGGGATTTCAACTCGTTATGAAAGAAAATTTTCTAAGGTGGGAGAGACTATAAAATACTTAAGATTTGAATGGAAAGCTTAA
- a CDS encoding MotA/TolQ/ExbB proton channel family protein, whose protein sequence is MTLLQVTTVADSAMVNASEESVNLFDLLLKGGYVMIPLLLLSAAAIAIFIERVLTIKKSSKTPTGLLNQVKSLVSDGKIDQAKMMCSQNETPIAKMLEKGISRIGSPLKNIEVSIENVGKIEIYRLEKNLSLLATISGAAPMIGFLGTVTGMIQAFIAIAQEEGSVSPKLLSEGIYEAMITTAVGLSVGIIAYLGYNYLVTQVQKVIHKMEYTSVEFIDLLQEPK, encoded by the coding sequence ATGACACTATTACAAGTTACTACTGTTGCTGATTCAGCAATGGTTAACGCTTCTGAAGAAAGCGTTAATTTGTTTGACTTACTTTTAAAAGGGGGATATGTAATGATTCCCCTTTTGTTATTATCAGCTGCAGCAATTGCTATTTTTATAGAGCGGGTACTAACTATTAAGAAATCATCTAAAACCCCAACAGGATTGCTAAACCAAGTGAAATCATTGGTTTCTGATGGGAAAATAGATCAAGCCAAAATGATGTGTTCTCAGAACGAGACTCCAATTGCCAAAATGTTGGAGAAAGGTATTTCTAGAATAGGAAGTCCCCTTAAAAACATTGAAGTTTCTATAGAGAACGTGGGTAAGATTGAAATTTACAGACTAGAGAAGAATTTATCTTTGCTGGCCACGATTTCCGGTGCTGCACCTATGATTGGGTTTTTAGGCACGGTTACTGGAATGATACAGGCTTTTATTGCAATAGCTCAAGAAGAGGGATCAGTAAGTCCAAAATTGCTCTCTGAAGGAATCTATGAGGCTATGATCACTACGGCCGTAGGTCTTTCAGTCGGGATCATTGCTTATCTTGGTTATAACTATTTGGTAACCCAGGTGCAAAAGGTTATACATAAAATGGAATACACATCCGTTGAATTTATTGATTTACTTCAAGAACCTAAATAA
- a CDS encoding CvfB family protein encodes MLKIGKWNTLKVLRESPQGLYLGDGEEDVLLPNKYVPQNTKVEDEINVFVYKDSAQRPIATTLKPLAELNQARLFEVRQITNVGAFVDWGLEKELLIPFSEQTDELEVGDLIVAYVTLDPKTERIVASMHIESFLEAGSGDLKEGQEVDLLIYRITDLGYEVVINQQYKGLVYENTVFDPLDIGMEGKGKIKSIRADGKMDVQWKIEKEEKQKEILELLRDHNGFMPYHDKSKPDEIYDMFGLSKKEFKRQIGHLYKEKKIQIKVDGIYLV; translated from the coding sequence ATGTTAAAAATAGGAAAGTGGAATACATTAAAAGTACTACGGGAATCTCCACAAGGTTTGTACCTGGGAGACGGAGAAGAAGATGTTTTATTACCAAATAAATACGTCCCACAAAATACGAAAGTAGAAGATGAGATCAATGTTTTTGTTTATAAAGATTCTGCGCAAAGACCTATTGCTACCACTTTAAAACCATTAGCTGAACTCAATCAGGCAAGATTGTTTGAAGTTCGTCAAATCACTAATGTCGGTGCTTTTGTGGATTGGGGCTTAGAAAAAGAATTACTTATCCCTTTTTCGGAACAAACAGATGAGCTGGAAGTGGGCGATTTGATTGTGGCTTATGTCACTTTAGACCCTAAAACAGAAAGGATTGTAGCTTCGATGCATATTGAATCCTTTTTAGAGGCAGGTTCTGGGGATTTGAAAGAAGGTCAGGAAGTGGATTTATTGATATATCGAATTACAGATTTGGGTTATGAAGTTGTCATCAATCAACAATATAAAGGATTGGTTTATGAAAACACTGTGTTTGATCCGCTTGATATTGGAATGGAAGGCAAGGGAAAAATAAAATCCATAAGGGCAGATGGCAAAATGGATGTGCAATGGAAAATTGAAAAAGAAGAAAAGCAAAAGGAAATCCTTGAGTTGCTTAGAGACCATAATGGTTTTATGCCTTATCATGACAAATCCAAACCAGATGAAATATATGATATGTTCGGCTTGAGCAAAAAGGAATTTAAACGGCAAATCGGGCATTTGTATAAAGAAAAGAAAATTCAGATTAAAGTAGACGGGATTTATTTGGTTTAG
- a CDS encoding ExbD/TolR family protein produces MSMKSRHNVDPAFSMSSMTDIIFLLLIFFMLTSSFITPSGLPVNLPSSKSTNIVMQKVSVTITKDMLYFVNDKRVAVSDLETAIKRELRNADEGVVVLHIDKSVPTEHLVKVAGIAASLKAKVSIAAQPNE; encoded by the coding sequence ATGTCAATGAAATCTAGACATAATGTTGATCCTGCCTTTAGTATGTCATCCATGACAGATATCATTTTTCTCTTATTGATATTTTTTATGTTGACTTCTTCATTTATTACACCTTCTGGATTACCCGTTAATTTGCCTTCAAGTAAATCTACCAATATCGTAATGCAAAAAGTGAGTGTTACCATAACAAAAGATATGCTTTACTTCGTTAATGATAAGAGAGTAGCAGTATCAGATTTAGAGACAGCTATAAAAAGAGAGTTGCGGAATGCAGATGAGGGTGTAGTGGTGTTACACATTGACAAAAGTGTTCCTACAGAGCATTTAGTAAAAGTAGCCGGTATTGCGGCTTCATTAAAAGCAAAAGTTTCTATTGCGGCACAGCCAAATGAGTGA